One genomic region from Methanofastidiosum sp. encodes:
- a CDS encoding V-type ATP synthase subunit I has product MSSNERMTKITLVGTKDTMKGTIEILHSLKIIHILDFKEQDDTFEIGKSLGEVSKFSELLLSIRSLLSKFDIRPGKIKSTYTKREVSRELEKEVFETENVIKSYTDKLNKINSILKEIEKLKSIGDIKDIGIKKQVIESLDSLVSSKLELEMQRDKTKEQMESTIKEKSAYLLQYEDFLSSEIEKMEAPLRFTTTKNTFVVEGWIPEKKYQELDDILKKKFGERVSLDKIKYSDDESVPIEFKHPTPVKPFELLLELFEYPKSREIDPTFAIFITFPLFYGIMLGDIGYGLVIFFASLLMKTKFKTEGWRMILGILEYSSIYTIAFGFVYGEFFGFDIFHLLGIEELFGLLMPLLNRILDFMPIMILSISIGVIHVLLGLIFGFINVYREHNIKEAILKKGSWIILIFSVIVLAGSIYISDILIYLGGGLLLVSVILLVLGEGFIGLIEIFGIMSNILSYVRLMAIGLSSVGIAIVINSIVVDIIFPKGGSFILLGYSILIFGHVGNILLGILASFLHALRLHYVEFFTKFYEGGGIKYKPFGI; this is encoded by the coding sequence ATGAGCTCCAACGAAAGAATGACTAAAATAACTTTAGTTGGAACTAAAGATACCATGAAGGGAACTATAGAGATCCTTCATTCATTGAAGATAATCCATATTCTAGACTTTAAAGAACAAGATGATACGTTTGAAATAGGAAAGTCTTTGGGCGAAGTTTCAAAATTTTCTGAGCTATTACTTTCTATCAGATCTCTCTTGAGTAAATTTGATATTAGGCCTGGCAAGATTAAATCAACTTATACCAAAAGAGAAGTATCAAGAGAACTTGAAAAAGAAGTCTTCGAAACTGAAAATGTTATCAAATCCTATACCGACAAACTAAACAAAATAAATTCCATACTAAAAGAAATAGAAAAATTAAAATCAATTGGCGACATAAAAGACATAGGAATTAAAAAACAAGTAATTGAATCGCTGGATAGCTTAGTATCATCTAAATTAGAACTTGAAATGCAGAGAGATAAGACCAAAGAACAGATGGAATCTACAATTAAAGAAAAATCAGCTTATCTATTGCAATATGAAGATTTTTTATCTAGTGAAATAGAAAAAATGGAAGCCCCTTTAAGATTTACAACTACCAAAAATACTTTTGTCGTTGAAGGCTGGATACCAGAAAAAAAATATCAAGAACTTGATGATATTCTTAAGAAAAAATTTGGAGAAAGAGTTAGCCTAGATAAAATTAAATATAGTGACGATGAATCGGTACCTATTGAATTTAAGCATCCAACTCCAGTCAAACCTTTTGAATTATTATTGGAATTATTTGAATATCCAAAAAGCAGAGAAATTGATCCTACGTTTGCAATTTTCATAACTTTTCCCCTTTTCTATGGGATAATGCTTGGAGATATCGGTTATGGCTTGGTGATATTTTTTGCTTCTTTATTGATGAAAACAAAATTTAAAACTGAGGGTTGGAGAATGATACTTGGTATTTTAGAGTACTCAAGCATATATACCATAGCTTTTGGATTCGTTTACGGCGAGTTCTTTGGATTTGACATATTCCATCTTCTAGGCATTGAAGAACTATTTGGTTTGCTTATGCCCCTTTTGAATAGAATCTTAGATTTCATGCCAATAATGATTCTATCCATCTCCATTGGAGTCATACACGTTCTACTTGGGCTTATATTTGGTTTTATTAATGTTTACAGAGAGCATAATATTAAAGAAGCAATTCTAAAAAAAGGTTCATGGATTATCCTAATATTTTCCGTAATAGTTCTTGCAGGTAGTATCTACATATCCGATATCTTGATTTATTTAGGCGGAGGTCTTCTCTTAGTATCCGTGATATTATTAGTATTAGGAGAAGGATTTATAGGATTAATAGAAATATTTGGTATTATGAGTAATATCCTGTCCTATGTAAGACTAATGGCAATAGGTCTGTCATCTGTAGGAATAGCAATTGTCATAAATAGCATTGTTGTGGATATAATTTTTCCAAAAGGCGGTAGTTTCATATTATTAGGTTATTCGATATTAATATTTGGGCATGTAGGAAACATCTTATTAGGTATTTTAGCCAGTTTCTTGCATGCTTTAAGATTACATTATGTTGAATTTTTCACAAAATTCTACGAAGGTGGAGGTATAAAGTATAAACCATTTGGAATATAA
- the ahaC gene encoding ATP synthase A1 subunit C — translation MDSNVASSEYWVGETNYSYLNTRVRAMESKLFKNDIYIKLLNMEVSQIARFLGEGNYKEEIESLSRTYRGVELIEHSINTNLGNSYHKLLKMSGEKAVKYAFAILTRWDIHNIISILRGKYSNATDYEIEKTLIPIGEIPFNFILSLVKIYSYEDVLRRLKKLDKFDFLDETKDIADIESELFKMYFKNTLDNFKKEKKSLFFKFIRTEIDIINIKNIMRMRRYGFAFDEEQKNIIEGGLFISIDDLSSLLRSSGDDFLKEMKKTPYGPIIEMHWQEKTLFYLEESLEKYLMKYAKEQFIGDPFTIMHVLHYIISKKIEVENIRKISRGKASNIEKKIIEDSLVI, via the coding sequence ATGGATTCAAATGTAGCGTCCTCTGAATACTGGGTTGGAGAAACTAATTATAGTTATCTTAATACTAGAGTAAGGGCAATGGAAAGTAAATTATTCAAAAATGATATTTATATTAAACTTTTGAATATGGAAGTTTCTCAAATAGCCAGATTTTTGGGCGAAGGAAACTACAAAGAGGAAATTGAATCTTTGTCTAGGACTTATAGAGGTGTAGAGCTTATTGAGCATTCAATCAATACAAATTTGGGGAATAGTTATCATAAACTATTAAAAATGAGCGGGGAAAAAGCAGTGAAATACGCTTTTGCAATACTGACAAGATGGGACATCCATAATATAATCTCTATTTTAAGAGGAAAATATTCTAATGCAACTGATTATGAAATTGAAAAAACTCTTATCCCGATAGGAGAGATACCCTTTAATTTTATACTCTCCCTTGTAAAAATCTATAGTTATGAAGATGTTCTTAGAAGATTAAAAAAATTAGATAAATTTGATTTTTTGGATGAAACTAAAGATATTGCTGATATAGAATCAGAACTTTTCAAAATGTACTTCAAAAATACTCTTGATAATTTTAAAAAAGAAAAGAAATCACTTTTTTTTAAGTTTATTCGCACTGAAATTGATATTATAAATATAAAAAATATTATGAGGATGAGAAGATACGGATTTGCTTTCGATGAAGAACAAAAAAATATTATTGAAGGTGGATTATTCATTAGTATTGATGATCTAAGTTCTCTTTTAAGATCCTCTGGCGATGATTTTTTAAAAGAAATGAAAAAAACTCCGTATGGACCTATTATAGAAATGCACTGGCAAGAAAAAACTCTATTTTATTTGGAAGAATCTCTAGAAAAATACTTAATGAAATATGCAAAAGAACAGTTTATAGGAGATCCTTTCACGATTATGCATGTTCTCCACTATATTATCTCAAAAAAGATTGAAGTAGAAAATATCCGGAAAATCTCTAGGGGGAAAGCATCTAACATTGAAAAAAAAATAATAGAGGATAGTTTGGTGATCTGA
- a CDS encoding V-type ATP synthase subunit K, giving the protein MMAELAVIVVVLSAAASVILTGLAAAWAEKHIGSAAIGAMTEKEELFSKGLVLTVIPETIVIFGLTVSLVLLFVVLPQLL; this is encoded by the coding sequence ATGATGGCAGAATTAGCAGTAATTGTGGTGGTATTGAGTGCAGCCGCTTCAGTCATATTAACGGGACTGGCTGCGGCATGGGCAGAGAAACATATAGGATCAGCAGCAATTGGAGCAATGACAGAAAAAGAGGAACTTTTTAGTAAAGGTTTAGTCCTTACCGTAATACCAGAAACAATAGTTATTTTTGGTCTTACAGTATCTTTAGTTCTTCTTTTCGTTGTACTGCCTCAACTCCTGTAG
- a CDS encoding V-type ATP synthase subunit F (produces ATP from ADP in the presence of a proton gradient across the membrane; the F subunit is part of the catalytic core of the ATP synthase complex), whose protein sequence is MEFGIIGDEEFVVGFKLLGIKKSKRIINDQEFEDGLNEMFKDKEIGIIIIQPEYYQNLSSKTKLKVDTSVKPTVIALGEKLSDILGDKIKHVIGVDLWGN, encoded by the coding sequence ATGGAATTCGGGATAATTGGTGATGAAGAGTTTGTCGTCGGCTTTAAGTTATTAGGGATTAAAAAAAGTAAAAGAATAATTAATGATCAAGAATTTGAAGACGGTCTTAATGAAATGTTTAAGGATAAAGAAATAGGGATTATCATTATTCAACCTGAGTATTACCAAAATCTTTCAAGCAAAACAAAATTAAAGGTCGACACTTCAGTAAAACCAACAGTAATAGCACTTGGTGAAAAATTGAGCGACATACTGGGAGACAAAATAAAACATGTAATTGGAGTTGACCTGTGGGGTAATTAA